TTGCATGGTTCGTTTCCGAACCTGATAAGATAGTCCATTTTAGCGATGGACGCTCCAAACTCATAGATATTATCTCTCCAATAAATATTTAGGTAGATATATTTTATAACTAAGAAAAACTATAGCTGATAACATGCTGAGCACAGAAGATTTGGTTACGCCTGCCGCTACACTACCGTTAACGGTAGGAGATTCTATGACATCATCTGACATCATAGCCTTATTTGCAACGCTAATTTCAATTTTCGCATTTGCAATAACTTTTCTGAGTTATCGGAGAGAACGTAGTAAATCCAACCAAGATTTGGTTTTTCAGGAAAAAATAGCTGCTTATAAGGACCTGTCGCGTCATGCTAACATCCTCTTCGAATCATTCTTCGACCTTGTAGAGGACTTGCAGGATCATGACGGGACAAAAAAGCAATGGACAAAGCATCTTGAAAAGGAATGCAGAGCTTATGACGATCAGGTAACAAAATTTCAGGAAGTCATTTTTGAGTCGATCCCCATACTGCCTGAGAAGGTTTACAGGGAATTGATTGAATTTGGTCTGGAATCAAGGCATTTTATTACTTCGGCCTTTAATGGAGATTCCCTGCTTACAATCAATGCACATGATAAGCTTGAAAAAAGCCTTAGAAATATTATCAAATTGATGCGGAAGGATTTAAATGTTGATAAGGTAAATATCAACCTAAAGAAGAGATTAAAATAAAATTTTTCCGGCCTCTTAGCATATTAATTCTATCTTATCTTTTAATCCGCATAAAATTGGAAGCCATTGTTTGCAGCAATGGAAATTAAGGGAGAGATGGCATCCCTTAGCTGAACATAATTAAATGCAGGTTCGCCCGCTTGTTGATTAAACAGGTACACATATTCCTCCAGAAGTTTTGATTTGGGACTGACTTCCGAAACAATCTCAAACGCTGTTTTTTGGAGGTCGTAAAACTTATCAAAATGTAGATCCATACTTGGAAGCTTATCGCTCTTCATTGAATTATATATTACATCAATTGGAGCCAGATTCCAGATAAGGTCATGTGATACAAAGGCATGTGGCACGAAATGATCCAAGGCGTACTTGTTTATATTCAGTTCACTATCTGTATAAATACATTTTACAGTTCCTAGCTCCTTAAAAACAATATCCCAGTAGTTCTTCCTTTGATTCGTAAGCGACCCTCTGAATGGAGGTTTGATTAGCTTTCCTGGAATATCAGGAACATTAGGATTACGGACTTGTAAAAAGCTTGAAAGGTTCCAATAACAGAAATCCTTTAGAATCCTAGCATTGCTTTTTATGTAATCTATCCAGATTGGATTGATTTCGATATGGTCTGTATGCAATCCATATAAAATCTGGTTGTGGAAACTTTGGGATTCCAGATAAATTCTGTTTCTATACTGGGTATAATTTTCATCCTTGTTTTTACCGATCCAGGGTGTTAGGAACCAGTGTGGAACATTCTTATCGAAATGCCTCAATAGGGAAATTGTTTCCTTGTTTTTGCTATTTAAAAGTACCTCTAATAATTGTTCTCTTCTAATACTTATTGGTATAGCTTCTGTTGCTGCAATCGCCTTGATAGCTTGCTGGATCAAATCCTGGTTGCCAAATGAAATATGAAAATAATTTACCGTATACCATGCGTTTGCCAGCATCCTGGCAAAAAGTTCCTTTTTGTCTACTGACAGCTTCCCTTCTTCTATTACGTCTATTATGGCAAGCAACCAGTAATACTTATAGGTGGCCGAAGTATTATTGAAGGCAGATGCCAGAGGGGCGATATTAAGTAATGAAGAAGATGGTAAGCTCATTTGATTTTTTAATTAAGCAGGAACATACCAAAATTGTAAAAGATTTTATATATTATCCTGCCTAAATTGTTACGGCATTAAAAATACTTAATTAAATATTTCATATGGATGCTGATACTGAAAATTTTATTTGCTATGAGTGCATAGGAGAGAATTACTTAAAGTTAGAGATTGAAAGACAAGGAAATATCTGTAAATGTTCATATTGCGATAATGATGAGATTGAATGTTATCCATTATTGGACGTTGCTAATAGAATTGATTCCGCATTCGAGCAACATTTCCTGCGGTCTTCTGAATCACCACCTGACTACTACTCAATTGAACACCTAAAAAGTTTAGATGGCTGGGAGCCTGACGGATTGCCTGTTGTGGAGGCCATAGCTGACGCCGCAGAGATTTCTGAAGAGGCAGCTTCAGACATACAGGAAATTCTCGCCGAAAAACATTACAGCCGATCCGCAGCAG
Above is a genomic segment from Flavobacterium album containing:
- a CDS encoding HNH endonuclease domain-containing protein; protein product: MSLPSSSLLNIAPLASAFNNTSATYKYYWLLAIIDVIEEGKLSVDKKELFARMLANAWYTVNYFHISFGNQDLIQQAIKAIAATEAIPISIRREQLLEVLLNSKNKETISLLRHFDKNVPHWFLTPWIGKNKDENYTQYRNRIYLESQSFHNQILYGLHTDHIEINPIWIDYIKSNARILKDFCYWNLSSFLQVRNPNVPDIPGKLIKPPFRGSLTNQRKNYWDIVFKELGTVKCIYTDSELNINKYALDHFVPHAFVSHDLIWNLAPIDVIYNSMKSDKLPSMDLHFDKFYDLQKTAFEIVSEVSPKSKLLEEYVYLFNQQAGEPAFNYVQLRDAISPLISIAANNGFQFYAD